A genomic stretch from Strix aluco isolate bStrAlu1 chromosome 12, bStrAlu1.hap1, whole genome shotgun sequence includes:
- the PYGO1 gene encoding pygopus homolog 1 gives MSAEQEKDPIALKRSRGGDSGLDGLGGPGVQLGSPDKKKRKANTQGSSFPPPSEYAPPPNPSSDHLVAANPFDDNYNTVSYKPLPSGNPYFSNPGYPGFGGYNTFRMPPHMLPRVSSPYGGSYSLRNQPHPLPQNPVGMGFSRPHSFSFGPHDNPGFGNQPPYSSGQINQNVSMPGQHFRPNPGENFGHSGQIPHPDVPSNFGPGNNPNFPNSQLESNHSFVPPPNTYTQTKSSAQKQDFSQGASKPSSQNTAAHQHHHRTEDIVSQGNSDLKNVARNNVVNQDNSHSNSADNTNAGHSNGTQSKSRQPRGTAEGCNSEKSSKTPLHPSRHGHSSSEPVYPCGICTHEVNDDQDAILCEASCQKWFHRICTGMTESAYGLLTAEASAVWGCDTCMADKDVQLMRTRETAGPPALNTDG, from the exons ATGTCAGCGGAACAGGAGAAGGACCCCATCGCGCTGAAGAGATCCCGAG GTGGTGACAGTGGATTGGATGGGTTAGGAGGACCAGGAGTACAACTTGGAAGCCCTGATAAGAAAAAGCGCAAAGCAAATACACAG ggaTCATCATTTCCTCCTCCATCTGAATATGCTCCACCGCCGAATCCAAGCTCTGACCACCTTGTAGCTGCAAATCCATTTGATGACAACTATAACACTGTGTCTTACAAACCACTTCCTTCAGGAAATCCGTATTTTAGTAATCCTGGTTATCCTGGCTTTGGAGGCTATAACACTTTCAGAATGCCACCTCACATGCTGCCCAGAGTGTCCTCGCCATATGGTGGTTCTTACTCCCTCAGAAACCAACCACATCCCCTTCCTCAAAACCCTGTGGGAATGGGTTTTAGTCGACCCCACTCTTTCAGCTTCGGTCCACATGATAACCCAGGTTTTGGGAATCAACCACCTTACAGTAGTGGTCAGATAAATCAAAATGTCAGTATGCCTGGTCAGCATTTCAGACCAAATCCTGGTGAGAACTTTGGCCATTCTGGTCAGATACCTCACCCAGACGTGCCGTCTAACTTTGGTCCTGGCAACAACCCAAATTTCCCAAATTCTCAGCTAGAGTCAAACCATTCTTTTGTTCCTCCACCAAACACTTACACCCAGACAAAATCATCAGCACAAAAGCAAGACTTTAGTCAAGGTGCAAGCAAACCATCTAGCCAGAACACTGCTGCTCATCAGCATCATCACAGGACAGAGGACATTGTGAGTCAAGGTAACAGTGACCTAAAAAATGTTGCTCGAAACAATGTGGTAAATCAGGATAATAGCCATTCTAATAGTGCTGATAACACTAATGCTGGCCATTCAAATGGGACTCAGAGTAAGTCCCGCCAGCCTCGAGGTACTGCTGAAGGATGCAACTCTGAAAAGAGCAGCAAAACGCCCCTTCATCCCAGTCGTCATGGTCACTCGTCCTCTGAACCCGTCTATCCATGTGGAATTTGTACACATGAAGTTAATGATGACCAGGATGCCATCCTGTGCGAAGCCTCTTGTCAAAAATGGTTTCATCGGATCTGTACAGGCATGACTGAGTCAGCTTATGGCCTTCTCACAGCGGAAGCATCGGCAGTATGGGGTTGTGATACTTGCATGGCTGACAAAGATGTCCAGTTAATGCGTACGAGAGAGACTGCAGGACCACCTGCACTGAATACGGATGGCTAA